In the Harmonia axyridis chromosome 3, icHarAxyr1.1, whole genome shotgun sequence genome, one interval contains:
- the LOC123676470 gene encoding uncharacterized protein LOC123676470 isoform X1, translating into MFDDDRYGNAVLVGDSGYSCTKYFMTPFENCLNPAEQLYNESQIRTRNPVERMFGVWKRRFPVLSLGFRIDLDKVFPVIVATAVLHNVLRRRGEDVPPFDAEFEANLPAPWDVIIAQGDMGQNPIAVLGHPLNERRDYPEHRERRTMVHQYFTRLVMLERQRREIGRVVVEEHEEIAEDPHPEVRQDQ; encoded by the exons ATGTTTGATGATGACAGATATGGAAATGCTGTCCTAGTAGGAGATAGTGGATATTCCTGTACCAAGTATTTCATGACtccttttgaaaattgtttgaaccCTGCGGAACAATTATACAACGAATCTCAAATCAGAACGAGAAACCCTGTGGAAAGAATGTTTGGAGTTTGGAAAAGACGCTTTCCTGTATTATCGTTAGGTTTTAGAATCGATTTGGATAAAGTATTTCCTGTAATAGTGGCAACGGCTGTACTTCATAATGTCCTACGAAGACGTGGGGAAGATGTCCCACCTTTTGATGCTGAGTTTGAAGCCAACCTACCAGCACCATGGGATGTTATAATAGCTCAGGGAGACATGGGACAAAATCCCATAGCAGTCTTAGGTCATCCATTGAACGAGAGGAGAGATTACCCTGAGCACCGAGAAAGACGTACTatggttcatcaatacttcacAAG GCTGGTAATGCTAGAGCGACAGCGCAGGGAAATTGGAAGGGTTGTAGTGGAAGAACATGAAGAGATTGCGGAAGATCCACATCCAGAAGTGAGGCAGGATCAATAG